In Marivirga salinae, a single window of DNA contains:
- a CDS encoding cupredoxin domain-containing protein, whose translation MIIKKQNLKALMKSTLLAIAASSLVFTACDPEEEMTPEMPTGSISVSDQTLDGNTIIVDNVTLNKAGWVVVHASNAAGDGPQVPEIISEPLLVEEGMNNDVEVTLTNPDDIEDGDQVWVMLHTDDGETGVYEFDGSNGLDGPILNDDESIVVSPLTLTIDTPMPMGMLTVSDQTLSQNMVKIENVNLDQNGWIVVHASNESGDGPQVPEIISEPLLVEAGEQNNLMVALSDGVELSDGDQLWIMLHTDTGEAGIYEFDGANGFDGPILDSEGNIVVTPITVSAASITASNQVVNENSVVIDEINAAVDGWIVIHADNEGAPGAVLGQSFVEAGINENVSIDLGDAVFAGGEVLFPMLHIESPADGEYGFPDNGDGPEVFGEDVVVVSMETIAPTGSITVEDQAVDANTITVSDLTVDATSWVVVHASNEAGDGPQVPEIISTPVQLEAGSNSNVEITLTEPVAGDDVLYVMIHTDNGTIGEYEFDGANGFDGPVVTESFTATPPQANIFVAAEQAIDAKTITADEISVNATSWVVVHAGDGNGNPIVPGIISNPVQIEPGTNEDVILELTEEVSVGDNLFVMVHTDNGVIGEYEFDGANGLDGPVNTVMTTVRNPSVLITVNDQIIQGNTITAEVLSVDVTSWVVVHASNAAGDGPQVPEIISEPLQLLPGNNTDTEITLTETVDANSTIYVMVHNDNGVIGEYEFDGANGLDGPLSTQSIVTQAPTGSFTANDQTLTNGNVIVESITVGQPSWVVIHRDNGAGSFEAPGIISEPVALEAGTSTDVEISFADGETVADGETIWIMLHNDNGVVGSYEFDGANGLDNPITFSSIVVSEANAINYDVTNDGASAYLFSGNGLTNSSNPDITLVRGETYTFTVNASGHPFYINDTQGTGTANAYNNGVSNNGAQSGTVTFTVPNDAPSTLFYNCEFHGSMTGTITITD comes from the coding sequence ATGATAATTAAAAAACAAAACTTAAAAGCTTTAATGAAAAGCACACTGCTAGCAATAGCAGCATCAAGCTTGGTATTTACGGCTTGTGATCCCGAAGAAGAGATGACCCCAGAAATGCCGACTGGATCAATTTCTGTATCAGATCAAACTTTGGATGGAAATACAATAATTGTTGATAATGTAACGCTCAACAAAGCAGGTTGGGTTGTAGTACATGCATCTAATGCAGCTGGTGATGGTCCACAAGTACCAGAAATAATATCTGAGCCATTATTAGTTGAAGAGGGAATGAACAATGATGTTGAAGTTACATTGACGAACCCAGATGATATTGAAGATGGAGATCAAGTTTGGGTAATGCTACATACGGATGATGGAGAAACGGGTGTTTATGAATTTGATGGCTCAAACGGATTGGATGGTCCAATTTTGAATGATGACGAATCTATTGTTGTTAGTCCATTGACTTTAACAATTGACACACCAATGCCAATGGGAATGTTAACGGTTTCTGACCAAACACTTTCTCAAAACATGGTGAAAATAGAAAATGTAAATCTTGACCAAAATGGTTGGATTGTAGTACATGCAAGCAATGAATCAGGTGATGGGCCACAAGTGCCTGAAATCATCTCAGAGCCATTATTAGTGGAAGCTGGAGAGCAAAATAATTTAATGGTTGCATTATCTGATGGAGTAGAACTTTCTGATGGAGATCAATTGTGGATAATGCTTCATACTGACACTGGTGAGGCAGGAATTTATGAATTTGATGGGGCAAATGGATTTGACGGTCCTATTTTAGACAGTGAAGGCAATATTGTAGTAACTCCAATCACAGTTTCTGCGGCATCCATAACTGCAAGTAATCAAGTAGTTAATGAAAACTCGGTAGTAATTGATGAAATAAATGCTGCTGTTGATGGATGGATCGTAATTCATGCGGATAATGAAGGCGCGCCTGGTGCGGTTCTAGGACAATCTTTTGTAGAAGCTGGAATAAATGAAAATGTTTCTATCGATTTAGGTGATGCAGTGTTTGCAGGAGGTGAAGTGCTATTTCCAATGTTACATATTGAAAGTCCAGCGGATGGAGAATATGGATTCCCTGACAATGGTGATGGGCCAGAAGTATTTGGTGAAGATGTAGTAGTAGTAAGTATGGAAACAATTGCACCTACTGGTTCAATTACAGTTGAAGACCAAGCTGTAGACGCAAATACAATAACTGTTAGTGATTTGACAGTAGATGCAACATCTTGGGTAGTAGTACATGCAAGTAACGAAGCTGGAGATGGTCCGCAAGTTCCAGAAATTATCTCTACTCCAGTACAATTGGAAGCAGGTTCAAATAGCAATGTAGAAATAACATTAACTGAGCCAGTTGCAGGAGATGATGTTTTATATGTAATGATTCACACAGATAATGGTACTATAGGTGAATATGAATTTGACGGTGCAAATGGTTTTGACGGACCTGTTGTAACAGAATCCTTTACTGCCACCCCACCTCAAGCAAATATATTTGTTGCAGCTGAACAAGCAATTGATGCTAAAACGATTACAGCTGATGAGATTTCAGTCAATGCTACGTCATGGGTAGTTGTACATGCAGGTGATGGAAATGGTAACCCTATTGTACCAGGTATCATTTCAAATCCTGTTCAAATTGAACCAGGTACTAATGAAGATGTTATTTTAGAATTGACTGAAGAAGTTTCAGTAGGTGACAACTTATTTGTAATGGTACATACTGACAATGGTGTAATTGGAGAATATGAATTTGATGGTGCAAACGGATTAGATGGTCCTGTTAATACAGTAATGACTACAGTTCGCAATCCTTCTGTATTGATTACAGTAAATGATCAAATAATCCAAGGGAACACGATTACTGCTGAAGTATTGTCAGTTGATGTAACAAGTTGGGTTGTAGTACATGCCAGCAATGCTGCTGGAGATGGACCACAAGTCCCGGAAATTATTTCTGAACCGCTTCAATTATTGCCAGGAAATAATACTGATACTGAGATTACATTAACAGAAACAGTGGATGCAAATTCTACTATCTATGTTATGGTTCATAATGATAATGGTGTAATAGGAGAATATGAATTTGATGGTGCAAACGGATTAGATGGCCCACTTTCAACTCAATCTATAGTTACTCAAGCACCAACTGGCTCATTTACTGCAAATGATCAAACTTTAACTAATGGAAATGTAATTGTTGAAAGTATCACAGTAGGTCAGCCATCTTGGGTAGTGATTCACAGAGATAATGGAGCAGGCTCATTTGAAGCACCCGGTATCATTTCAGAACCGGTGGCTTTAGAAGCAGGAACTTCAACAGATGTTGAGATTTCTTTTGCTGATGGTGAAACTGTTGCTGACGGTGAAACTATTTGGATCATGTTGCACAATGACAATGGAGTTGTAGGTAGTTATGAGTTTGATGGTGCCAATGGCTTAGACAATCCAATCACTTTCTCATCCATTGTAGTATCAGAAGCAAACGCAATCAATTATGATGTGACTAATGATGGAGCAAGTGCTTACTTATTCTCAGGAAATGGATTAACTAATTCATCAAACCCTGATATTACGCTTGTGAGAGGTGAAACTTATACTTTCACTGTAAACGCTTCAGGACATCCATTCTACATAAATGATACACAAGGAACCGGAACAGCTAATGCTTATAATAATGGAGTAAGTAATAATGGAGCTCAATCAGGAACTGTGACTTTTACAGTTCCTAATGATGCACCTAGCACATTATTCTATAATTGTGAATTTCATGGGTCAATGACTGGCACTATAACAATTACCGATTAA
- a CDS encoding helix-turn-helix domain-containing protein codes for MAISQENVKLIFGLKVRQLRLEKGLSFAQLSKQTGLSASYLNEIEKGKKYPKIEKINKLSETLEVSFDDLVSLQLSKKLAPLGELLQSNLFKELPLELFGIEPAHLLDLLSNAPAKLGAFLSTLIEISRNYGLRVESLYLNMLRSFQEMHDNYFESIEEAVETFRTQFFNDISYPYTFQQFQEILSSEFNYQVLPNGLEHQQELKPLRSMTIPGDAPQLLMNPKLTESQKLFTMAKELGYHNLSLSPRPFTSSWISVNSFEEVLNNYKASYFACALALPEKAIVEDLKNFLSEPKFNPNLLLDILETYQCTPEMLMHRMTNLLPKVFGIKELFFLRFSTSNEETFKLTKEMHLSGLHNPHGTALDQHYCRRWASIEILKELRSQAGDGQDKVKCKVQRSQYVNSDNEYLIISLAKPSNKNIGQNSSVSIGLLITPAMKRKVKFYSDPVIPIRIVNETCETCPLYDCQERAAPAHIYEQKQQLNAMKKAVELLTHQ; via the coding sequence ATGGCTATATCTCAAGAAAATGTAAAACTTATCTTTGGTTTAAAAGTGCGGCAGTTACGCTTAGAAAAAGGCTTGTCTTTTGCACAATTATCAAAGCAAACAGGCTTGTCAGCCTCTTACCTAAACGAAATAGAAAAGGGTAAAAAATATCCTAAAATTGAGAAAATCAATAAACTTTCAGAAACATTGGAAGTCAGTTTTGATGATTTGGTTTCCCTGCAATTAAGTAAAAAACTGGCTCCTTTGGGAGAATTATTGCAATCCAACCTTTTTAAAGAACTGCCCTTAGAGCTATTTGGAATTGAGCCTGCTCATTTATTGGATTTACTAAGTAATGCCCCCGCAAAATTGGGAGCTTTTTTAAGCACTCTGATAGAAATTAGTAGGAATTATGGATTGAGGGTCGAAAGTTTGTATCTCAATATGTTGCGTTCTTTTCAGGAAATGCACGATAATTATTTTGAAAGTATTGAAGAAGCGGTTGAGACATTCAGAACTCAATTCTTCAATGATATTTCATATCCTTATACATTCCAGCAATTTCAGGAAATATTGAGTTCAGAATTTAATTATCAGGTTTTACCAAATGGATTGGAACATCAGCAAGAGTTAAAGCCACTGCGTTCTATGACCATACCTGGAGATGCTCCACAGCTATTGATGAATCCAAAATTAACAGAATCACAGAAGCTTTTTACCATGGCAAAGGAGCTCGGATATCATAATTTAAGTTTAAGTCCTAGACCTTTTACTTCTAGCTGGATATCTGTAAACTCATTTGAAGAAGTATTGAATAATTATAAAGCTTCATATTTTGCTTGTGCACTGGCTTTACCTGAAAAAGCAATAGTAGAAGACTTGAAAAATTTTTTATCTGAGCCAAAGTTTAATCCCAATTTGTTACTAGATATTCTAGAAACATATCAATGCACACCTGAAATGCTGATGCATAGAATGACCAATTTATTGCCCAAAGTTTTTGGCATTAAGGAATTATTCTTTCTGCGTTTTAGCACATCCAATGAAGAAACATTCAAACTGACAAAGGAAATGCACCTTTCAGGTCTGCATAATCCTCATGGAACTGCACTAGATCAACACTACTGCCGAAGATGGGCGTCTATTGAAATTCTAAAAGAATTAAGAAGTCAAGCAGGGGATGGGCAAGATAAAGTAAAGTGCAAAGTACAGCGCAGTCAATATGTCAATTCTGATAATGAATATTTGATTATCAGTTTGGCTAAGCCAAGTAATAAAAACATTGGTCAGAATAGCAGTGTGTCTATTGGTTTGTTAATCACTCCAGCTATGAAACGCAAAGTGAAATTTTACAGTGATCCTGTAATCCCTATTAGAATTGTCAATGAAACTTGCGAGACTTGCCCGCTTTATGATTGCCAGGAAAGAGCTGCACCTGCCCATATTTATGAGCAAAAACAACAACTGAACGCTATGAAAAAAGCGGTTGAACTTTTGACTCACCAATAA
- a CDS encoding DUF2892 domain-containing protein encodes MQANRRTADKTIIILLAIIVGVFYYFGIILETLAIILGNLALVIVFSSIISF; translated from the coding sequence ATGCAAGCCAATAGGAGGACTGCTGATAAAACCATTATAATTTTATTAGCCATTATAGTTGGAGTATTCTACTATTTTGGAATTATACTCGAAACATTAGCCATTATTTTAGGCAATTTGGCATTAGTTATTGTATTCTCAAGCATCATTAGTTTTTAA
- the aceB gene encoding malate synthase A, with product METTSAQLKKSKKKNEDFSLLTDEAISFLNKLHERFNEKRFELLGRREQVYDQIKQGKDLDFPKSTEDVRNDPDWKIAPLPKDLQDRKVEITGPVDRKMIINALNSGARVFMADFEDSTSPTWKNITEGQQNLYDAIRKQIDFTADNGKDYKLKDKTAVLKVRPRGWHLSEKNFLVDGEPISASLFDFGLYFFHNAHELIRNGSGPYFYLPKLEHRCEARLWNEVFVFAQNELGIPIGTIKSTVLVETITAAFQMEEIIYELKDHMAGLNAGRWDYIFSFIKKFRDRPDYILPDRNQVTMQVPFMKAYANLLVKTCHKRGAHAIGGMSAFIPTKDEEQNQKIFDKVRNDKTEEALAGYDGSWVAHPALIPAVEAVFDQIIGDKPHQKHILKEDFSTTPSALTSPNVMYGEVTEKGVRMNINVALLYIESWLQGTGAAAIYNLMEDAATAEISRAQLWQWYHHQVSFKNGKIFNRALFCMLLEEETAKVKEMLGQVRVETGKLAIARDLLKNLVKSEDFEDFLTLKAYPHI from the coding sequence ATGGAAACTACGTCAGCACAATTAAAAAAATCGAAAAAGAAAAATGAAGACTTTAGCTTATTGACAGATGAAGCCATTTCATTCTTAAATAAACTGCATGAAAGGTTTAATGAAAAAAGATTTGAGCTATTAGGGAGAAGAGAACAAGTTTATGATCAAATCAAACAAGGTAAGGATTTAGATTTCCCGAAAAGCACCGAAGATGTCCGCAATGATCCTGATTGGAAAATTGCTCCTTTACCTAAAGACTTACAGGATAGAAAAGTAGAAATCACGGGTCCTGTAGATAGAAAAATGATTATTAATGCGCTAAACTCTGGAGCTAGAGTTTTTATGGCAGATTTTGAAGATTCTACAAGCCCTACTTGGAAAAACATAACCGAAGGGCAGCAAAATTTATATGATGCCATCAGAAAACAAATTGATTTTACAGCTGATAATGGCAAGGACTACAAGTTAAAAGATAAAACTGCGGTTCTAAAAGTTAGACCTAGAGGATGGCATTTATCGGAAAAGAACTTTTTAGTAGATGGTGAACCTATTTCTGCTTCACTATTTGATTTCGGATTATACTTCTTTCATAATGCTCATGAATTAATAAGAAATGGAAGCGGACCTTATTTCTACTTACCAAAATTGGAGCATAGATGCGAAGCCAGATTATGGAATGAGGTATTTGTATTTGCTCAAAATGAATTGGGAATCCCAATCGGCACTATAAAATCTACTGTATTAGTAGAAACCATCACAGCTGCTTTTCAGATGGAGGAAATTATCTATGAATTGAAAGACCATATGGCTGGTCTTAATGCAGGTAGATGGGATTACATTTTCAGTTTTATCAAGAAATTCAGAGATAGACCTGATTACATCTTACCAGATAGAAATCAAGTGACTATGCAAGTTCCCTTTATGAAGGCTTATGCCAATCTTTTGGTAAAAACTTGTCATAAAAGAGGTGCTCATGCAATTGGCGGTATGTCTGCTTTTATTCCAACTAAAGATGAAGAGCAAAATCAGAAAATATTCGATAAAGTTAGAAATGATAAAACAGAAGAAGCACTAGCAGGATACGATGGAAGTTGGGTAGCACATCCGGCATTAATTCCAGCAGTTGAAGCTGTATTCGATCAAATCATTGGAGATAAGCCTCACCAAAAACATATTTTAAAAGAAGATTTTAGCACTACGCCTTCTGCTTTAACTAGCCCAAATGTGATGTATGGAGAGGTTACTGAAAAAGGGGTTCGGATGAACATCAATGTAGCTTTATTGTATATCGAATCTTGGTTACAAGGAACAGGTGCAGCAGCCATCTATAATCTTATGGAAGATGCAGCCACTGCAGAAATCAGTAGAGCGCAATTATGGCAATGGTATCATCACCAAGTATCCTTTAAAAACGGAAAGATTTTTAATAGAGCCCTTTTCTGCATGCTATTAGAAGAAGAAACTGCAAAAGTAAAAGAAATGCTAGGTCAGGTAAGAGTGGAAACTGGAAAGTTGGCAATTGCCAGAGATCTTTTGAAAAACCTGGTGAAGAGCGAAGATTTTGAAGACTTCCTTACTCTTAAAGCATACCCACACATATAA
- the aceA gene encoding isocitrate lyase, translated as MDTQEKIHQIKTDWETNPRWKDVERTYTAEEVVKLAGTVKIDHSLARLGAERLWDLLKKEEFVSGLGALTGNQAIQEVQAGLKAIYLSGWQVAADANLAGQMYPDQSLYPADSVPNVVKRINNALLRADQIQSVSGEGDIHWMAPIVADAEAGFGGNLNAFELMKGMIEAGAAGVHFEDQLSSAKKCGHLGGKVLVPTQEAINKLISARLATDVMGVPTIIIARTDADAANLLTSDVDERDRQFLTGERSDEGFFGVKNGLEQAINRGLAYAPYADLVWCETSHPDLGEAREFAQAIKEKYPDKMLAYNCSPSFNWAAKLTESEMLEYREKLAEMGYKFQFITLAGFHALNTAMFELATAYKNKGMAGYSELQEREFALQKQGFKAVKHQAFVGTGYFDAVQNAVTQGKSSTTALKGSTEEAQF; from the coding sequence ATGGATACTCAAGAAAAAATTCACCAAATAAAAACAGATTGGGAAACTAACCCAAGATGGAAAGATGTAGAACGTACATACACTGCTGAAGAAGTAGTGAAATTAGCAGGAACTGTGAAAATTGACCATAGTTTAGCCCGATTAGGTGCTGAAAGATTATGGGATTTATTAAAAAAAGAAGAATTTGTTTCTGGCTTAGGTGCTCTAACTGGAAACCAAGCCATACAAGAAGTTCAAGCTGGTTTAAAAGCCATTTACTTAAGTGGATGGCAAGTAGCAGCTGATGCTAACCTAGCTGGCCAAATGTACCCTGATCAGAGCTTATATCCTGCCGACAGTGTACCAAATGTTGTAAAGCGTATCAACAATGCCTTACTAAGAGCAGATCAAATTCAATCCGTAAGCGGAGAAGGTGATATTCATTGGATGGCTCCTATAGTAGCAGATGCTGAAGCAGGATTTGGAGGTAATTTGAATGCTTTTGAATTAATGAAAGGTATGATTGAAGCTGGAGCAGCTGGTGTTCATTTTGAAGATCAATTATCTTCAGCTAAGAAATGTGGTCACTTAGGCGGGAAAGTTTTAGTACCCACTCAGGAGGCAATCAATAAACTAATCTCAGCAAGACTTGCAACAGATGTGATGGGAGTTCCTACTATCATCATTGCAAGAACTGATGCTGATGCTGCTAATTTATTAACCTCGGATGTAGATGAAAGAGATCGTCAATTTCTAACTGGTGAAAGATCCGATGAAGGATTCTTTGGTGTGAAAAATGGATTGGAGCAGGCCATCAATAGAGGTCTTGCATATGCACCTTATGCTGATTTGGTATGGTGTGAAACCTCACATCCTGATTTGGGTGAAGCAAGGGAATTTGCTCAAGCGATAAAAGAAAAATATCCTGATAAAATGCTTGCTTATAACTGCTCACCATCATTCAACTGGGCCGCAAAACTAACTGAAAGTGAAATGTTGGAGTACCGCGAAAAACTAGCTGAAATGGGATATAAATTCCAGTTCATCACATTAGCTGGATTCCATGCTTTAAATACTGCGATGTTTGAATTGGCTACTGCTTACAAAAACAAAGGAATGGCCGGATACTCTGAATTGCAGGAAAGAGAATTTGCTTTACAGAAACAAGGTTTCAAAGCAGTAAAACACCAAGCTTTTGTGGGAACAGGCTATTTTGATGCCGTTCAAAATGCTGTTACACAAGGAAAATCTTCTACTACTGCCCTAAAAGGCTCAACTGAAGAAGCTCAATTTTAA
- a CDS encoding aldo/keto reductase has translation MRNLTFRNGDILPALGLGTWKSETGEVYKAVLEAIKVGYRHIDCAYIYGNEKEIGDALQKAFNDGLCTRKEIFITSKLWNNAHLPEDVEPALKQTLKDLQLDYLDLYLMHWPVAQKPESQFPESGDDFLGQDNAPIQKTWKAMEKLVDAGLTKHIGVANFNITNLEKLREIATIKPEMNQVELHPRLVQEDLVTFCKKHDILMTAYSPLGSKDRASQMKKDDEPDLFELDVIKNIADKYNKTPAQILIAYALNRGISVIPKSTNPGRIKQNLEADKIDLSRDEVEAISKEDENYRFVDGSFWTQDGSPYTMEDFWGK, from the coding sequence ATGAGAAATTTAACTTTTAGAAACGGTGATATTTTACCCGCTTTAGGACTAGGAACCTGGAAATCAGAGACTGGAGAGGTTTATAAAGCAGTATTGGAAGCCATTAAGGTAGGTTACCGCCATATTGATTGCGCCTACATATATGGAAATGAAAAAGAAATCGGGGATGCTCTTCAAAAAGCTTTTAATGATGGTTTGTGCACTCGAAAAGAAATATTCATCACTTCTAAATTGTGGAACAATGCCCACTTGCCAGAAGATGTGGAACCTGCGCTTAAGCAAACTTTAAAAGACTTACAGTTAGATTACTTAGACCTATATCTAATGCACTGGCCGGTGGCTCAAAAGCCTGAATCACAATTCCCAGAATCAGGGGATGACTTTTTAGGACAAGACAATGCCCCTATTCAAAAGACCTGGAAAGCTATGGAAAAATTGGTAGACGCTGGGCTCACCAAACATATAGGTGTAGCAAATTTCAATATCACTAATCTGGAGAAATTAAGAGAAATTGCCACCATCAAACCTGAAATGAATCAGGTAGAGTTACATCCTAGATTGGTTCAAGAAGATTTGGTTACATTCTGCAAAAAGCATGACATTTTGATGACGGCTTATTCTCCTTTAGGTTCGAAAGATAGAGCCAGTCAAATGAAAAAGGATGATGAACCGGATTTATTTGAATTGGATGTTATTAAAAATATTGCAGATAAATACAATAAAACTCCAGCACAGATTTTAATTGCTTATGCCTTAAATCGTGGTATTTCAGTTATTCCAAAATCAACAAATCCTGGAAGAATAAAGCAAAACCTAGAAGCAGATAAGATAGATTTAAGCAGAGATGAAGTAGAAGCCATCAGCAAAGAAGATGAGAATTATCGTTTTGTAGATGGTAGCTTCTGGACACAGGACGGCTCTCCTTATACTATGGAAGATTTTTGGGGAAAGTGA